A genomic segment from Streptomyces antibioticus encodes:
- a CDS encoding TIGR03943 family putative permease subunit, whose product MNRQSQAAVLFLLGAALLHAGTTDLYLRYVKSGLRPLVLAAGAVLIVTALATVRYERRRAKEEVPPESHPEPRVSWLLVLPLLALILVAPPALGSYSATRTGTALQEPLAYPPLPATGPLSLSLVDYAGRAVYDHGRTLAGREVRVTGFVALDHDGTPYLIRMALNCCAADAQPVKVALSGSIPPVLQPDTWLTVTGTYTPRRVEDPVNGGPIPFLKVTAAEPVKAPRDPYDESWNN is encoded by the coding sequence GTGAACCGACAGTCCCAGGCCGCCGTCCTGTTCCTGCTCGGCGCGGCCCTGCTGCACGCCGGCACCACCGACCTCTACCTGCGCTACGTCAAGTCCGGCCTGCGCCCGCTGGTGCTGGCCGCCGGCGCGGTCCTGATCGTCACGGCGCTGGCGACGGTCCGGTACGAACGCCGACGCGCGAAGGAGGAGGTGCCCCCCGAGTCCCACCCCGAGCCCCGCGTCTCCTGGCTGCTCGTCCTCCCCCTGCTCGCCCTGATCCTCGTCGCCCCGCCCGCCCTCGGCTCCTACAGCGCGACCCGCACCGGCACCGCCCTCCAGGAACCCCTCGCCTACCCGCCGCTCCCCGCCACCGGCCCGCTGAGCCTGAGCCTCGTCGACTACGCGGGCCGTGCCGTCTACGACCACGGCCGCACCCTCGCGGGCCGCGAGGTCCGGGTCACCGGGTTCGTGGCCCTCGACCACGACGGCACCCCGTATCTGATCCGCATGGCCCTCAACTGCTGTGCCGCGGACGCCCAGCCGGTCAAGGTCGCCCTGTCCGGCAGCATCCCGCCGGTGCTCCAGCCGGACACCTGGCTCACCGTCACCGGCACCTACACCCCGCGCCGCGTCGAGGACCCGGTCAACGGCGGGCCGATCCCGTTCCTGAAGGTGACCGCCGCCGAGCCGGTGAAGGCACCCCGGGACCCGTACGACGAGTCCTGGAACAACTGA
- a CDS encoding luciferase domain-containing protein, translating to MTAAWHALNRLTTWPDLTEVRPSCGTGRALRSTRAEIAHFHSGRSVDLHLTAGTIRRFEHDLGHSTAIRLVPGSHWVTVRMECEADIGLLMTLMSAALKAHHTWPVTAETPTVRCNDRREAALSHRAHL from the coding sequence ATGACGGCGGCCTGGCATGCCCTGAACCGACTGACGACCTGGCCGGACCTCACCGAGGTCCGGCCGAGCTGTGGCACCGGCCGGGCGCTGCGCTCGACCAGGGCCGAGATCGCGCACTTCCACTCGGGGCGCAGTGTCGATCTGCACCTCACGGCCGGCACGATCCGCCGCTTCGAGCACGACCTCGGCCACTCCACCGCGATCCGGCTGGTGCCCGGTTCGCACTGGGTGACGGTCCGGATGGAGTGCGAGGCGGACATCGGCCTGCTGATGACCCTGATGAGCGCGGCCCTCAAGGCCCATCACACGTGGCCGGTCACGGCCGAGACCCCGACGGTCCGCTGCAACGACCGCCGGGAGGCGGCGCTTTCGCATCGCGCGCATCTCTGA